The Manis javanica isolate MJ-LG chromosome 2, MJ_LKY, whole genome shotgun sequence genome contains a region encoding:
- the LOC140847909 gene encoding uncharacterized protein, which yields MTSLYLLTLLLTLETPTQGVLRWGILSAFPKPMPVRFNAAVFPRFFTTNTSMNLPYLVKDTLVAPLGENRSFVTNGSLCFTTQNLAGCISLKRRKYGWFSDIILEASSLPVMSAKFEGPNKEGSPSYKNMTIHQMVLWINGTFVHSPRNNSTDRPRQPKYASHCVGDYEGELWPWTDCQSTVVTWATERQEFTISPDMEGRPANEAWWPVKVLEGEFRQQLSMNPFHKWMLCGVNGSCTDLSPFSALQGGGIGVKNITFWCENNHMRAHWNMIMTHNNENYTCSAKSGPESPNSLFPPSPVCVYPPFLFILSNSSFDSCSNETCFLSQCWDARNFTNALVVRIPRWVPVPVDAPNTMTLFRERRDFGVTAAIVLLISATAVAATAAGIALDTSIKSATELNNLAASVASALDQQSTLDGKLKGGIMILNQRIDLVEEQMEVLWQMAQLGCERKYRALCITSIQYKNFTRAANLSRDLSQYLSGNWSQDFDGTLEELRREIIHINSTRLDISVAEGLSSWFLRALSHVKEWAGMAGMGVFLLGGLMLLLWLLCRLRNQHKQDKVILAQALMAIDVGASPQVWLNMLKKEARL from the coding sequence atgacttcgctgtacctcctgaccctgctcctgacactggagaccccgactcagggagtattgagatggggaatcctgtctgcctttcctaagcctatgcctgtccgtttcaatgcagccgtttttccgcgctttttcactaccaatactagtatgaacttgccctacttagttaaagacaccctagtagctcccctgggagaaaaccgatccttcgtaactaatgggtcattatgcttcaccactcagaatctagctggctgtatctccctgaaacggaggaaatacggatggttcagtgacataattctagaggccagtagcctccccgttatgtcagctaaatttgaagggcctaataaggaagggagcccgtcctataagaacatgactatccaccagatggttctctggatcaatggcacatttgtacactctcccaggaacaattccaccgacaggcctcgtcaacccaaatatgcctcccattgtgtgggcgactatgagggagagctgtggccctggactgactgtcagtcaactgtagtaacgtgggcaactgagaggcaggagtttaccatctccccagatatggagggacggccagccaatgaggcttggtggccagtaaaggtgctcgaaggcgagtttcgtcagcagctgagcatgaaccccttccataaatggatgctgtgtggagtcaatggctcgtgtaccgacctctcccccttttccgccctccagggtgggggaatcggtgtaaaaaatatcaccttttggtgcgagaataaccacatgcgcgcacactggaacatgatcatgacccataacaacgagaactacacgtgttcagcaaaatcaggtccagagtcacctaattccctttttccaccttctccagtatgcgtataccccccatttctgtttatcttatccaatagtagctttgactcctgctccaatgaaacctgctttctgtctcagtgttgggatgcgcgtaactttaccaatgctttggtagtccgcatcccccgttgggtccctgttcccgtagacgcccctaacaccatgactctgtttcgagaaaggcgcgatttcggtgttacagccgccatagtgctcctgatctccgcgaccgcggtcgcagccaccgccgctggtatagctttagacacctccatcaaatcggctacagagctcaataaccttgcagcctcagtagcttctgccctggaccaacagtccacacttgatggcaaactgaaaggaggaataatgatcctcaatcaacgcatagatctcgtggaggaacaaatggaggtgctctggcaaatggcccaattgggatgtgagcggaaatatcgtgccctctgcatcactagcattcaatataaaaattttacacgggcagctaatctgtcacgagacctgtcccagtatctttcaggaaactggtcccaagacttcgatgggacactagaagagctgcggcgagaaattatccacatcaactccacccgtctagatatctccgtagcggaaggactctcttcctggttcctcagagctctctcccacgtcaaggagtgggcgggcatggctgggatgggcgtgttcctgcttggaggtctcatgctcttactctggttgttatgcagactccgcaaccaacataagcaggacaaggtgatccttgctcaagccctaatggcgatagacgttggcgcctctccccaagtgtggctcaacatgcttaagaaggaagctcggctttag